The genomic stretch ACAGCTTGCTTAACTGCACATCTGAAATTGATTTTACCGAAAAATCTGTCGGACGGATCGCTTCGTGAGCTTCCTGTGCCGATGATGATTTTGTAGTATAGTTTCTTGGTGCAGAATATTCTGCTCCGTATTCTGAGACAATTTGTTTTTTTGCGCCTTCAATTGCTTCCTGAGAAAGGTTTACCGAGTCGGTTCTCATATAAGTAATGAATCCTTCTTCGTAAAGTCTTTGTGCAAGACGCATCGTGTTTGTAACGTTGTAACCCAATCTTGAAGAAGCTTCCTGCTGAAGTGTAGAAGTCGTAAACGGTGCAGATGCAGAGCGGCTTCCCGGTTTTGTTTCTACATTTAAAACTTTAAACTCAACAGTTTTTGCCAGTTCTAAAAATTTCTCGGCCTCTTCTTCTTTTTCAAAATCTTTTTTAAGCTTAGCAGCGATTTCCTGCGTTGCTTTATTTAAGAAAATCCCGTCTAGCTTGAAGCTTGCTTTTGGAGTAAACTCACGAATTTCTTTTTCTCTCTCAACCACCAATCTTACCGCAACCGATTGTACTCTACCGGCAGATAATCCCGGTTTTACTTTTTTCCAAAGTACCGGAGACATCTCAAAACCTACAATCCTGTCTAAAACTCTTCTCGCCTGCTGAGCGTTTACCAAGTTTTGGTCAATATCTCTTGGATTTTCAATTGCTTTAAGAATCGCGTTTTTAGTAATTTCGTGGAAAACAATTCTTTTTCTGTTTTCGGGTTTCAGTTTTAATTCATCTGCCAAATGCCAGGCAATAGCTTCTCCTTCGCGGTCTTCATCGGAAGCAAGCCAAACCATTTCGGCTTTCTTTACGGCAGACTTTAATTCTGTTACCAATTTCTTTTTGTCGGCAGAAACTTCGTAATCCGGACTGAAGGTCTCCAAGTCAATCCCCATCCCTTTTTTAGGAAGATCTCGGATGTGTCCGAAACTGGATTTTACTTCAAAATCCTTTCCTAGATATTTCTGAATAGTTTTTGCTTTTGCCGGGGACTCAACGATTACTAAATTTTTCGACATATAGAAAATTTTTGCAAAAGTAAAGCTTTTTTATTAGATGGGTTTTGCTAAATAATTTTATTAATACATGAAACAACTTAAATTCTGGTTCATCAGCAGATTTTTTTAAAACTAAACATCCATTCGCCAATCGATTACCAAATAAAAAAGACAATTAGAGAAAAACTTTACTTCGATTGAAATAGACAGAAACGTTTGATCTATTTGATTTTTTAAATAACACGAAATCAAAAAGACTAGTTTTAACACTATATTCCTTAATTATGTACTGTTATTTTTTTACAATTTTGACTACAGTTTCAGAATTATTTATCCTTACCAAATAGACTCCGCTTACCAAACCGGAAACATCAGTGAAGTTATTTTCAAACTTTCCAGCTTTCACCAACTGTCCGGTTGCACTGTAAATTTGATAGTAATAATCTTTATCATCGGTTGCCTTAATGTACAATAGGTTTTGTACCGGATTTGGGAAAAGAGTGATTTTATTTTCCTTTATTTTCACTGAAATATCATCTTTGGTGAAGACATTTGAGGCTTTTACATTAGAACCCGATGTTACCGGAATTGCAGGAATAGGACCTTCTTCATTTCCATTTTGATCGTATTTTATTTTTACACAACGGCAGTTCATCCCAAAATAAGGATCATTGTTATCATGGAAAGCCATGAAACGATTAGCCGACGAGCTAGAATCAAATAAAATATTAATCGGTCTTCCTATATAATTTGAGTTTAAAGCTGCTGTCCAAACCCCGGAATATTGAAAATTATTCACACCATAAGTTCCAACAGGAGTCTGATTGGCCATTACACTTCTGAAACCACGTGATCCGGCATTAGGATAATTCCCTATTGCATAACTTGCATTATTGAAAATAAAACCAACACTTGCATTAGATGAATTTTTAACCTGTACTCCCGAATAATCAGTTACTAAGCTATAGCTGGTCGCAACTTTTTTATCTATTTTATACCATGGCGACAGCCCAAAATCTCTATTTGTAACAATTGCTACTCCTGTAAGATCAGGAATCCTCCATCCTTCAGGACAGGGATCGAAAGGTGATTTTTTTCCCCCTCTACCCCAACGATCATCAGCAACATTGGGTTCGTTTAAAAGCCAGTCTGTTCCATTTGTATAATTGGGAATTGCGCTGTTGTAAGGAGCAAAAGAGCTCGGAATCATATAAACCAAAGGATTTTGCACTGAATAAGAAAGTACTTTCGATACTTTTTCGTTCACTTTATCATTTGCTACAACATTTGCGTTTGATGCATTTGTGTAGGTATTGTAAGGAACAATATAATTTCCTGACATGTCGTTGTATGTGACTGCACCAAGTGTAGTATATGCTATTGCTCCATTTGAATTCACACTTCCTAAAAATATATTATAAGAAGTTCTGTCTGCATATTGAAATGAAGGAATAGGATCTTTTCTTCCCCACTGATACTGCAATCCTGTAGAAGCATTGATTTTTGAATATTCCTGAACTGTAGGAGCCAAAGGATTTGCAACAAGAGGAAACGCATCAACAGCACCAAGGTTTCTATCCATAAATTCTGTTTTCAAAACATCACCTTTCGGCACATAATTCACATAATTGGTTGCTACAGCATTAGGCATTTCGGTTGTATAAATAGTAGATTCTATAGGAGTATCTGTTACCCAGATATGCCATGACCAATAAACCGGATTTGTAATGCTTCCATTATGCAATGTAACCACAGCATTTCCACTTTGATTCGGTGCTAAATTAACCACAATTTTAGACGTTGATAAATCTGCCAGCGAGCCGGGCGAAGGATTTACAATATTTACGGTATTAATTAATGCCGTATTGGTAGTCCATAGAACATTAGCTTTCAAATTATTAAAACTTGAAGCATTTAACACATCAGCATTATTTAACAATTGGCTCTGAGCCGAAAAGGCTTTCGTTACCGGAATTTCAACAATTGAAGAAGCGGCAGACTTTACAACCTGATAGCTGTTTGGATTATCTAACCCAACCGTATATTCAGTAACAGGGCTTATATATTCGGTAGGAAAATCATAATCATTAAGCTGATACAAAGGGTCTTTTATACATCTGCACGCATTAGCATCTGAAGTTTTGGCAGTTGACAACGGCATATACCAATATCTTCCTTTAATGGTAGGATTTGCAGGGTCTGGAGTATCTCCCTGATATTTTTCCGGAATCATATATAGCATACGTGTGCTCACAGCGGGAGTTGTATCGTAAAAACGAGTCATTGTTGAGGTCCACAAACCGACATGATGCTGATCGGTATATTGCCCTCCCTGAGCATTAATCGCAATCTGTCCCGTTCCGGGAAATATCCCCATATTGTTTCCACCAACATTTGACAGATCAAAACCAATATTTGTGAATAACTTAAATCCCGTCATGAAAGCAGGGACATTGTTATCATTGGGTTTTATAATGTGATAGCCATTAGACTCGAAAGCATTTTTTCCCATATTTGTTCTGGTTCCGAACGGAGAA from Chryseobacterium indoltheticum encodes the following:
- a CDS encoding T9SS type A sorting domain-containing protein; this encodes MNKKYFYSIAAAFCFFSAEAQDLLKSKNNFSKSEYSALNIKTDTLGDKFPDKSNGTTERVAAKDWMKAPNSYIFEPSQANDGIYIPVKKAYAMWAGYKFLGYSIIPDGIVTADVLWEDNHGLIRSGLNYALEIEGAGENAKIKVPVNKSKEGNAVVVFRVNGEIFWSWHIWVTDDPTNGSAYKSFAGVKREKSDGTIEVIPDAEWKWMDRNLGALSNSITADDWNKNGGLLYQWGRKDPIPPLVYRGNDLYEVSGSIGRVRHRGAKNFNNAVNFDNLRQFVLLSNATVDNNIKLSVKNPLSLIYVNKDDNSGPAYYNNNANLMINWFGRTVAFTDSRLTELNLWSDNSRGRLNTDYTSDASSAPYRNKSSFDPCPNGWRIPSMLVANLASGGYVDNIRVDFSPFGTRTNMGKNAFESNGYHIIKPNDNNVPAFMTGFKLFTNIGFDLSNVGGNNMGIFPGTGQIAINAQGGQYTDQHHVGLWTSTMTRFYDTTPAVSTRMLYMIPEKYQGDTPDPANPTIKGRYWYMPLSTAKTSDANACRCIKDPLYQLNDYDFPTEYISPVTEYTVGLDNPNSYQVVKSAASSIVEIPVTKAFSAQSQLLNNADVLNASSFNNLKANVLWTTNTALINTVNIVNPSPGSLADLSTSKIVVNLAPNQSGNAVVTLHNGSITNPVYWSWHIWVTDTPIESTIYTTEMPNAVATNYVNYVPKGDVLKTEFMDRNLGAVDAFPLVANPLAPTVQEYSKINASTGLQYQWGRKDPIPSFQYADRTSYNIFLGSVNSNGAIAYTTLGAVTYNDMSGNYIVPYNTYTNASNANVVANDKVNEKVSKVLSYSVQNPLVYMIPSSFAPYNSAIPNYTNGTDWLLNEPNVADDRWGRGGKKSPFDPCPEGWRIPDLTGVAIVTNRDFGLSPWYKIDKKVATSYSLVTDYSGVQVKNSSNASVGFIFNNASYAIGNYPNAGSRGFRSVMANQTPVGTYGVNNFQYSGVWTAALNSNYIGRPINILFDSSSSANRFMAFHDNNDPYFGMNCRCVKIKYDQNGNEEGPIPAIPVTSGSNVKASNVFTKDDISVKIKENKITLFPNPVQNLLYIKATDDKDYYYQIYSATGQLVKAGKFENNFTDVSGLVSGVYLVRINNSETVVKIVKK